The following proteins come from a genomic window of Rhodohalobacter sp. 614A:
- a CDS encoding amidohydrolase: protein MRTLLLLILALVVQPVFGQTINNENKQAVIQSIEDQSDALTNLSDRIWEYAEIAFKESQSSEALAAYAEEQGFRVTRGVGEIPTAFTAEYGSGKPVIGILGEFDALPGLSQKTVPHKEPMIEGEPGHGCGHNLFGVASLGAAASIKELIESGEFEGTIRFYGTPAEEKFFGKLWMIRAGLFDDVDVVMDWHPGDETEADVQSSLALVDFLVEYYGQAAHASGDPWNGRSASDALELYTDGINMYREHIKPTVRIHYHIQDAGKVVNVVPDYSKIWTRVRDTRREGMQEVWNQVEKIAEGAAMMANVDYKITLISGIHEVLPNRTGGAALQKNLEALGTINYSKEEEDFAKQIQQATNSDTVGIDMQINPLKETAEHPMGGSTDVGDVSFVAPTIRLGVTTAPKGTPWHSWAVVATGGMSIGHKGMVYASKALAMTMVDLFENPELISDVKAEFDERKGDYVYEGMIPPGPPPLDFEQ from the coding sequence ATGAGAACTCTGCTCCTTTTGATATTGGCGTTGGTCGTTCAACCTGTATTCGGCCAAACCATCAACAATGAAAATAAACAGGCTGTTATTCAATCGATAGAAGATCAATCCGATGCATTGACTAACCTGAGTGATCGCATATGGGAATACGCCGAAATTGCATTCAAGGAAAGCCAGTCTTCTGAAGCGTTGGCTGCTTATGCTGAAGAACAGGGTTTTCGTGTGACTCGCGGTGTCGGTGAAATTCCTACCGCTTTTACAGCAGAATATGGAAGCGGAAAACCGGTGATCGGAATTTTGGGCGAATTTGATGCCCTTCCCGGATTATCGCAAAAAACTGTTCCGCACAAAGAGCCGATGATTGAAGGCGAGCCGGGCCATGGATGCGGACATAACTTGTTTGGAGTTGCATCATTGGGAGCGGCTGCCAGCATTAAAGAACTGATTGAAAGCGGCGAGTTTGAAGGCACAATCCGGTTTTACGGTACACCCGCCGAGGAGAAGTTTTTTGGGAAATTATGGATGATCCGCGCGGGTCTGTTTGATGATGTGGATGTGGTGATGGATTGGCATCCCGGTGATGAAACGGAGGCCGATGTGCAAAGCAGTTTGGCTTTAGTTGATTTTCTTGTTGAATATTATGGCCAGGCGGCCCACGCATCCGGGGATCCGTGGAATGGGCGAAGTGCCTCTGATGCGCTTGAGCTTTATACGGACGGAATCAATATGTACCGCGAGCATATCAAGCCGACGGTTCGGATTCATTATCACATTCAGGATGCGGGAAAAGTTGTCAACGTGGTTCCGGATTATTCAAAAATATGGACCCGGGTTCGGGATACCCGGCGCGAAGGCATGCAGGAAGTGTGGAATCAGGTAGAGAAAATTGCCGAAGGTGCGGCGATGATGGCGAACGTAGATTACAAAATCACCTTGATTTCGGGCATTCATGAAGTTCTGCCAAACCGAACGGGCGGCGCTGCACTTCAAAAGAATTTGGAAGCTCTCGGTACAATTAATTATTCGAAGGAGGAGGAAGATTTTGCAAAACAGATTCAGCAGGCAACGAACAGCGATACGGTTGGAATCGACATGCAAATCAATCCGTTGAAAGAGACGGCCGAACACCCGATGGGAGGTTCAACCGATGTGGGCGATGTGAGTTTTGTGGCTCCCACTATTCGCCTTGGTGTTACAACCGCTCCAAAAGGTACACCGTGGCATTCATGGGCGGTAGTGGCGACCGGCGGGATGTCTATCGGGCACAAGGGAATGGTTTACGCTTCCAAAGCTTTGGCAATGACAATGGTGGATCTGTTTGAAAATCCCGAGTTGATAAGCGACGTGAAAGCCGAATTTGATGAGCGAAAAGGAGATTATGTGTATGAAGGAATGATTCCGCCCGGTCCACCGCCATTGGATTTTGAGCAGTAG
- the mnmE gene encoding tRNA uridine-5-carboxymethylaminomethyl(34) synthesis GTPase MnmE, with product MSDVIIPNPAIAAIATPVGEGGIAVIRVSGKNAIEKVTQCFKGKNLAEVDSHTVHFGKIINKKGHVVDEVLATVFRSPKSYTGEDTVEISCHGGVLITQAVLETILAQGVRSAEPGEFTQRAFLNGKLELSQAEAVADLIHAKSIKAVDAAHQQLDGQLGKHIKKFRQQIIDATAMVELELDFIEEDVEFANKEQLRELLAELDAEIGNLLDTYETGRLVKDGVKTVFIGRPNAGKSTLLNTLVGTERAIVTDIAGTTRDTIDADWSYDGLLFKLIDTAGLRETEDVIEAEGVKRSQKAFEQADLVVYLKDLSKPMNPDEREEIAAFQKRASKTPFLLVGNKMDVERKSQEERIHYDLKISALDGENIELLKKEMKQRALENKDYDTSSLLVTSSRHRDSLQKARENVQRAIRALESGMTGDLLAIDLRAALKELGTITGEITTEDLLDSIFSRFCIGK from the coding sequence ATGTCCGATGTAATCATACCAAATCCTGCAATCGCTGCCATCGCCACTCCGGTTGGAGAGGGTGGAATTGCTGTCATTCGGGTCTCCGGGAAAAATGCGATTGAGAAAGTAACTCAGTGTTTTAAAGGCAAGAACCTTGCAGAAGTTGATTCCCACACGGTCCATTTCGGAAAAATCATCAACAAAAAGGGACATGTCGTGGATGAAGTTCTGGCGACCGTTTTCCGCAGCCCAAAATCATACACAGGAGAAGATACTGTAGAAATATCCTGCCATGGCGGAGTTTTGATTACACAAGCCGTTTTGGAAACCATTCTCGCACAGGGTGTTCGGTCCGCAGAACCTGGCGAATTTACTCAGCGCGCTTTTTTAAACGGGAAGCTGGAACTCAGTCAGGCTGAGGCCGTGGCCGATTTAATCCATGCCAAAAGCATCAAAGCTGTGGATGCGGCTCACCAACAACTAGATGGTCAGCTTGGAAAGCATATCAAAAAATTTCGCCAGCAAATTATTGACGCCACAGCAATGGTGGAACTGGAACTCGACTTTATTGAAGAAGATGTCGAATTTGCCAACAAAGAACAGCTTCGTGAATTGTTGGCGGAGTTGGATGCTGAGATTGGCAATCTGCTGGACACGTACGAAACCGGGCGGCTTGTGAAAGATGGCGTAAAAACTGTGTTTATCGGTCGGCCAAATGCCGGAAAATCCACGCTTCTGAATACTCTCGTTGGAACCGAGCGGGCGATTGTGACGGATATCGCGGGAACCACGCGTGATACGATTGATGCCGACTGGAGTTATGACGGACTTCTCTTCAAACTGATTGATACCGCAGGACTTCGCGAGACCGAAGATGTCATTGAGGCGGAGGGAGTCAAACGATCCCAAAAAGCATTTGAGCAAGCCGATCTTGTGGTGTACCTGAAAGATCTTTCAAAACCAATGAATCCGGATGAGAGGGAAGAAATTGCGGCGTTTCAAAAACGGGCATCTAAAACGCCGTTTCTTTTGGTTGGAAACAAGATGGATGTAGAACGAAAAAGCCAGGAAGAACGTATCCACTACGACTTGAAAATTTCTGCATTAGACGGCGAAAACATCGAATTGCTTAAAAAAGAGATGAAACAGCGGGCACTCGAGAATAAAGATTATGACACGTCGAGCCTGTTGGTCACATCTTCCCGTCACCGCGACAGCCTTCAAAAAGCACGGGAAAATGTTCAGCGAGCCATCCGGGCTCTCGAAAGCGGCATGACCGGTGATTTGTTGGCCATTGATCTGCGGGCTGCTCTAAAAGAGCTTGGTACCATTACCGGGGAAATTACTACCGAGGATTTGTTGGATTCGATCTTTTCGCGGTTTTGTATTGGTAAGTAA
- a CDS encoding T9SS type A sorting domain-containing protein, translated as MTVLPVQAQQASSILFESDGRLTYISDQEGNRIPDFSHSGYWGGGVPIPYPPVRITLPPQTGDDTARIQKALRDVGQMPKDANGHRGAVLLKPGVYEINDNINLGWDGVVLRGSGSGSDPSENTILKVSKQVRGTVLTIGNTEASWYRDEMGTNSEIISEFVPVGSRNFEVMDPDFYEVGDNIILRHHSSQEWLDAINGGGTASAPPWEPGYIEIYYNRVVTGKLGNTISIDVPIYNHFDRSLATTRVYKVLRDQIVTEVGVEYLRIEISTSGPDSEEHADNAVMFEGVENGWARHVTTMHFSVSGFGTRNSKNITVRDSKALEPHSTLTGERRYNFQASLFSNSILFENVTSSNARRSFVSNGTSVASGIVFLNSRSIGALNASEGHQRWSQGLLYDNITFENPQTYLVLGLYNRGDIGTSHGWGAVHSVAWNVDSGGQYIYIQKPPTAQNYGIGNKGTVNGDGLFHHPTGFIERTNSDAFPQSLYEAQLEERLQYGVPPDAPARLTVSNEEVNQLSLSWLHSSVKDTRFIVERSNDGGVTFDQIDISEDNDSSYTDKTVVEYVYHYRVRAEDSNGKSAYSNVASAEPFFNNGYIGDFLVTTPEDSSQFSIETDPDELLTFSWDQPETLLEIEYTWMLDRSSGDFSNPIASISAGNLNEISTSYREIINILGDASITFDSDLPMMWTVKANSKTIEKQASNVYHLTFIKRKGSDILDEPEPGSDPEPIFPEQTELRQNYPNPFNPVTTIRFYLSEESNVTLEIFDMSGTRVAIIDRGMRERGYHVVRFNASNLASGVYIYRLKTKNLETTRKMTLVK; from the coding sequence TTGACAGTTTTGCCTGTTCAGGCACAACAGGCTTCGTCCATTCTCTTCGAGAGTGATGGAAGACTTACATATATTTCCGATCAGGAAGGAAACCGAATACCGGATTTTAGCCATTCCGGTTATTGGGGAGGTGGTGTTCCGATCCCATATCCACCTGTACGAATTACTCTTCCCCCACAGACAGGTGATGACACCGCACGTATTCAGAAAGCTCTGCGTGATGTTGGCCAAATGCCAAAAGATGCTAATGGACATCGGGGTGCGGTGTTACTCAAACCGGGGGTTTACGAAATTAACGACAATATTAACCTTGGATGGGATGGCGTCGTGTTGCGGGGTTCCGGTTCGGGATCTGATCCTTCTGAAAATACCATCCTAAAAGTATCGAAACAGGTACGGGGTACGGTTCTCACGATTGGCAATACAGAAGCAAGCTGGTACCGAGACGAGATGGGGACCAACTCAGAAATAATCTCGGAGTTTGTACCTGTCGGTTCGCGCAATTTCGAAGTAATGGATCCCGATTTCTATGAAGTGGGTGATAATATCATTCTTCGTCACCACAGTTCTCAAGAATGGCTGGATGCCATTAATGGCGGCGGCACGGCTTCGGCACCGCCGTGGGAACCGGGCTATATTGAAATTTACTACAACCGGGTTGTTACCGGTAAATTGGGTAATACGATATCTATAGACGTCCCGATATATAACCATTTTGACCGAAGTTTGGCGACCACACGCGTCTATAAAGTGTTGCGCGATCAAATTGTGACCGAAGTTGGAGTTGAATACCTGCGAATAGAAATTAGTACTTCCGGTCCCGACTCTGAAGAACATGCTGATAATGCCGTAATGTTTGAAGGTGTAGAAAACGGATGGGCCCGCCACGTTACAACCATGCACTTTAGCGTATCAGGGTTTGGAACAAGAAACTCAAAAAATATAACCGTCCGGGATTCAAAAGCTCTTGAACCTCACTCTACTCTGACCGGTGAGCGCCGCTACAATTTTCAGGCATCACTTTTTTCTAATAGTATTCTTTTCGAAAATGTAACCTCAAGTAATGCACGTCGTTCTTTTGTATCAAACGGAACAAGCGTTGCTTCGGGAATTGTTTTTTTGAACAGCCGATCAATAGGAGCGCTAAATGCCTCCGAAGGCCACCAACGCTGGAGCCAGGGGCTTCTTTACGACAATATCACATTTGAAAATCCCCAAACGTACCTTGTTCTTGGTTTGTATAATCGGGGCGATATCGGTACCTCTCATGGATGGGGAGCCGTTCATTCCGTAGCATGGAATGTAGATTCCGGCGGTCAATACATCTACATTCAAAAACCACCAACCGCACAAAATTATGGAATAGGCAATAAAGGGACCGTAAACGGCGATGGCCTTTTTCATCATCCTACAGGATTCATAGAAAGAACCAATTCGGATGCTTTTCCTCAATCACTTTACGAAGCCCAGCTCGAAGAACGTTTGCAGTACGGCGTTCCACCAGACGCCCCCGCAAGACTTACGGTTTCAAATGAAGAGGTAAATCAGTTGAGCCTGAGCTGGTTGCATTCTTCTGTGAAGGATACGCGCTTTATCGTTGAACGATCAAACGACGGTGGAGTAACATTTGACCAAATTGATATAAGTGAAGACAACGATTCCTCATACACGGATAAAACGGTTGTAGAATACGTGTATCATTATCGGGTTCGGGCTGAGGATTCGAACGGAAAATCAGCTTACTCGAATGTGGCTTCCGCAGAACCCTTTTTTAACAACGGGTATATTGGTGATTTCCTTGTAACCACTCCCGAGGATTCGTCTCAATTTTCAATCGAAACCGATCCGGATGAATTGCTGACCTTTAGTTGGGATCAACCTGAGACTTTGCTTGAGATCGAATATACATGGATGCTGGACAGGTCCAGCGGTGATTTTTCAAATCCAATTGCTTCTATTTCGGCAGGCAATCTGAATGAAATCTCAACATCTTATCGGGAAATCATCAACATTTTGGGGGATGCCTCCATAACCTTCGATTCTGATCTTCCAATGATGTGGACGGTTAAAGCCAATTCAAAAACGATAGAAAAACAAGCCTCAAATGTCTATCACCTTACCTTCATCAAAAGAAAAGGATCGGATATATTAGACGAACCTGAACCGGGATCTGATCCGGAACCGATTTTCCCCGAACAAACAGAACTGCGCCAAAATTACCCCAACCCATTTAATCCGGTTACAACCATTCGATTTTACCTCTCGGAAGAGAGCAATGTAACCCTCGAAATTTTTGATATGTCCGGAACCCGTGTGGCGATTATTGACAGGGGCATGAGAGAAAGGGGATACCATGTGGTAAGATTTAATGCCAGTAATCTTGCCAGCGGTGTGTATATCTATCGCCTGAAGACCAAGAACCTGGAAACCACCCGGAAAATGACTCTCGTAAAATAA
- a CDS encoding response regulator transcription factor — protein MIKAIIADDHQMFIDGIQSILENVRDISVVAEAKNGLDLIKAVEKVLPDIVLTDIRMPVMDGIAATKYLGENCPQIPVLALSMFDQEEEIIEMLKAGASGYIIKKAGKEELVTAINKLVNRGNYYSPSISGKVNKWLENPDMVENQSPLTKREREILRLIANGKTSQQIAKRLKISKYTVDTHRKNIHKKLDIKTNTGLVKYMMENLQDS, from the coding sequence ATGATAAAAGCTATAATAGCAGATGATCATCAGATGTTTATTGATGGGATCCAATCCATTCTGGAAAACGTCCGTGATATTTCTGTTGTAGCGGAGGCTAAAAACGGTCTGGACTTGATCAAAGCTGTAGAAAAAGTTTTGCCGGATATCGTTTTAACAGATATCCGCATGCCTGTGATGGATGGAATTGCTGCTACAAAATATCTCGGAGAAAACTGCCCACAGATACCCGTACTGGCACTCAGTATGTTCGACCAGGAAGAGGAAATTATCGAGATGCTAAAAGCGGGTGCATCTGGTTACATTATCAAAAAAGCAGGAAAAGAGGAGTTGGTAACGGCCATCAATAAACTCGTAAATCGAGGTAATTACTATAGCCCTTCCATTTCTGGAAAAGTGAATAAATGGCTCGAAAATCCTGATATGGTAGAGAACCAATCACCTCTGACAAAAAGAGAGCGGGAAATTCTGAGACTCATTGCAAATGGCAAAACCTCGCAACAGATCGCAAAAAGGCTAAAAATTAGTAAGTATACGGTTGATACTCACCGAAAAAACATCCACAAAAAACTGGATATAAAAACGAATACGGGACTTGTAAAATACATGATGGAGAATCTCCAGGACTCCTGA
- a CDS encoding SH3 domain-containing protein — protein sequence MRKTVIAIFLYCWLTPTLLVAANQAELEDILSDIEAVRADVQKNAASFLLIAKQMNAGDVAASNTEQFVQITDVTAEVRETDLVTSPLLMEVLEGDEFPLVEQRNEWYRISLKNGREGWIHRENGEIIEREVNEPVSGNALSVDPRIRQMTDHLYERIQNQYHQARELFTEFDEVFGGLSSSEQTEASTVHSAYLNEKEKIETYYEYAAHYHRKLSPMRSPVLAQSGGNQIGYEGTASLRLGTSSYESMEEESTTSRNLNMNGSVIFSPQTRLNVNLNHNNDVIQTPYTSNDVNLNVQHQTNGGTRLQGSVLYNSFSDANFERNNFQNMGFGARVDHPLNPQTRFFGDVQADSKTYDVSGGNEFKGARFNTGLNFNGSKTRANIGVRGRIQDSEISFLDYMRIIPSAGATWLTGNGSFGIRAEAEQLTYAAEAEGNNFNRGRLDLEWAGNVRTTSLILIAKQFPNNEAFDNYRIRLRNQWNKSSGAGLARTAFSVQYVYHPQEETQLTNYVDLRLDRSSSGKKAYFNLNLFGRYWEETGREHTVDLFSRFGFKFSQFQVGPAIGAQLLLNPDDLQIERNGNSFRAGIDGRVNTAIEKATIYGHFRYQKSLVYNSQIDIDTSTGLVTEGDLETRMPTTIQFSAGVQVPLIDALDLKIDASYYNVDLDISEDISINPIQSRKGLRLLAGVSYRFNRQQFKR from the coding sequence ATGAGAAAAACAGTCATTGCCATTTTTTTATACTGTTGGCTGACTCCAACTCTTCTTGTAGCTGCAAACCAGGCAGAGCTCGAAGATATTTTATCTGATATTGAAGCCGTTCGGGCTGATGTTCAAAAAAATGCAGCTTCGTTTCTGCTTATTGCAAAGCAGATGAATGCTGGTGATGTAGCTGCATCCAATACCGAACAGTTTGTTCAAATTACAGATGTCACAGCAGAAGTTCGGGAGACGGATTTAGTGACCTCTCCCCTTCTTATGGAAGTTCTGGAAGGTGATGAATTTCCCCTTGTTGAGCAAAGAAATGAGTGGTATAGAATTAGTCTCAAAAATGGCCGCGAGGGATGGATTCATCGCGAAAACGGCGAAATCATTGAGAGAGAAGTAAATGAGCCGGTCTCAGGAAATGCATTATCTGTAGATCCACGCATCAGGCAGATGACCGATCATTTGTATGAACGTATTCAAAATCAATACCATCAGGCCCGCGAGCTGTTTACAGAATTTGATGAAGTCTTTGGTGGCCTTTCTTCCAGTGAACAGACAGAGGCTTCAACTGTTCATTCTGCATACCTGAATGAAAAAGAAAAAATCGAAACCTATTATGAGTATGCCGCTCATTACCACAGGAAATTATCACCGATGCGATCACCTGTTTTGGCACAATCTGGGGGCAATCAAATTGGTTATGAAGGTACGGCTTCGTTACGATTAGGCACTTCTTCTTATGAGTCGATGGAGGAGGAATCAACCACTTCAAGAAACCTGAATATGAACGGCAGTGTGATATTCAGCCCACAAACCCGGCTGAATGTAAATCTGAATCACAATAACGATGTGATTCAAACGCCATACACTTCAAATGATGTAAACCTGAACGTGCAACATCAAACAAACGGGGGTACACGGTTGCAGGGATCAGTCCTTTACAATTCTTTCAGTGATGCAAATTTCGAGCGAAACAATTTTCAGAATATGGGATTTGGCGCTAGGGTTGATCATCCTCTCAATCCACAAACAAGATTTTTCGGAGATGTTCAGGCAGATTCGAAAACATATGATGTTTCCGGGGGAAATGAATTTAAAGGAGCCAGGTTTAATACAGGGCTGAATTTCAACGGCTCGAAAACGCGGGCAAATATTGGGGTCAGGGGAAGAATTCAGGATAGTGAAATCAGTTTCCTGGATTATATGCGCATTATTCCCAGTGCAGGGGCAACGTGGTTGACCGGCAACGGCAGCTTTGGAATCAGGGCTGAAGCCGAGCAACTTACTTACGCTGCGGAAGCCGAAGGCAATAATTTCAATCGAGGGCGGCTGGACCTGGAATGGGCTGGAAATGTCCGTACAACATCACTCATTTTAATCGCCAAACAATTCCCGAATAACGAGGCTTTTGACAATTATAGAATTCGCCTGCGAAATCAGTGGAATAAATCATCCGGCGCAGGATTGGCTCGGACGGCCTTTTCTGTTCAGTATGTCTATCATCCACAGGAAGAAACACAACTCACAAACTATGTTGACCTCCGGTTAGACAGAAGCAGCAGTGGTAAAAAGGCGTATTTCAATTTGAATCTTTTTGGCCGCTATTGGGAAGAAACCGGCAGAGAGCATACTGTGGATTTGTTCAGCCGGTTTGGGTTCAAATTTTCACAATTCCAGGTCGGTCCGGCGATTGGCGCCCAGCTTTTGCTGAACCCCGATGATCTTCAAATAGAAAGAAACGGAAACAGTTTTCGGGCGGGGATTGACGGGCGGGTCAATACAGCCATTGAGAAAGCGACAATTTACGGTCATTTCCGATATCAAAAATCGCTGGTGTACAACAGCCAGATCGATATCGATACAAGCACCGGATTGGTGACAGAAGGTGATCTGGAAACACGAATGCCAACCACCATCCAGTTTAGCGCCGGTGTGCAGGTTCCGTTGATTGACGCATTGGATCTGAAGATTGATGCCAGCTACTACAATGTAGACCTGGACATTTCGGAAGATATCAGCATCAACCCGATTCAGAGCCGAAAAGGGCTACGGTTACTTGCGGGTGTGAGTTACAGGTTTAATCGGCAACAGTTTAAAAGATAA
- a CDS encoding ATP-binding protein: protein MRWLTTILLGWLCILFFDRPPVYSQISAADSLLQAVSVEVDQNEKAHIYLQLAQLSMAADLPRALEYVNQSVELADDEVLLGDIYDQKGRLHFVSGELDEALINFRDAKTSKERAGDTDQAARINNRVGVVLLRQKKHQEALEVFLESASFFEDSGDEVNLAMSHNNMAGVFADMGDYSNAVRYNELALPVFQENNIQQYEIITLTNLAGQYLRLNNFEESLDYNRQAEIIGDELQDQYALGIVYNNFGQIYFEQGEFETSLDYYKKSLAAKEAIGNYSNMVPIYNNLGQTLTELDRPQEAIQYLEKGLPLSNGDERWHVTSNLAKAYSVAGQPDSAVHYFDVTLSHRDSIFTTDRQRVIDELRTQYESERQELEIAQLESSQQQNRMLLTGLSGLFVATLIIGFLALKNTRKKRIIAQQNEKLEKQHVEKLLKEQELIGINAMLEGQEKEREKIAEELHDTIGSSLATLKLYIESLDDGRKKEDYHQLHQKTSHLLEETYDEVRKIAHSKSAGVLIRKGLVPAVESMASRISEARKIDIQVIGTGLEDRLENSVEISIFRSIQELLSNAVKYSRASEMVVQMTQHDEMLNIMVEDNGVGFDPGKVQWGLGYTTIQNRVDDFGGDLTIDSSPGNGTTVILNIPVD from the coding sequence TTGAGGTGGTTAACCACAATACTACTCGGGTGGCTTTGTATTCTTTTCTTTGATCGGCCTCCGGTCTACTCACAAATATCAGCGGCCGACAGTCTTCTTCAAGCCGTATCGGTAGAAGTAGATCAAAATGAGAAAGCCCATATCTATCTGCAATTAGCGCAACTTTCCATGGCTGCTGATCTTCCCAGGGCATTGGAATATGTAAACCAGTCTGTGGAACTTGCAGACGATGAAGTTTTACTCGGTGATATTTACGACCAAAAAGGAAGGCTCCATTTTGTATCTGGTGAACTGGATGAAGCATTAATCAATTTTCGTGATGCCAAAACCAGTAAAGAACGGGCAGGAGATACAGATCAGGCGGCACGCATCAATAATCGGGTCGGTGTAGTTTTATTGAGACAAAAAAAACACCAGGAGGCGCTGGAAGTTTTTCTGGAAAGTGCATCATTTTTTGAGGATAGTGGAGATGAAGTGAACCTTGCCATGAGCCACAATAATATGGCCGGGGTTTTTGCGGATATGGGGGATTACTCGAATGCCGTGCGCTATAATGAACTGGCATTACCGGTTTTCCAGGAAAATAATATTCAGCAATATGAGATAATCACCCTTACCAATCTTGCGGGACAGTATCTCCGGCTGAATAACTTTGAAGAATCGCTTGATTATAACCGTCAGGCAGAAATCATTGGGGATGAACTGCAGGATCAATATGCCCTTGGAATTGTCTATAACAACTTTGGACAGATTTATTTTGAACAAGGTGAGTTTGAGACGTCATTGGATTACTATAAAAAATCTCTGGCGGCAAAAGAAGCCATCGGAAATTATTCGAATATGGTTCCGATCTATAATAATCTGGGGCAAACATTAACAGAATTAGACCGGCCACAAGAAGCAATTCAATACCTGGAAAAAGGATTGCCGTTGTCCAATGGCGATGAACGGTGGCATGTAACCAGCAATCTTGCGAAAGCCTATTCTGTAGCCGGTCAGCCTGACTCAGCGGTTCACTATTTTGATGTTACACTTAGCCACCGCGACAGTATTTTTACGACTGACCGCCAGCGGGTTATTGATGAACTCCGCACCCAGTATGAATCTGAACGGCAGGAGCTGGAAATTGCACAGTTAGAGTCGAGTCAGCAGCAAAACCGGATGTTGCTGACGGGCTTATCCGGACTGTTTGTCGCTACACTGATCATCGGGTTTCTGGCTTTAAAAAACACTCGTAAGAAACGAATTATCGCCCAGCAAAATGAAAAGCTTGAGAAACAGCATGTGGAGAAGTTGCTGAAAGAACAAGAACTGATTGGCATTAATGCGATGCTGGAAGGCCAGGAAAAAGAGCGGGAGAAAATAGCCGAGGAATTGCACGACACCATAGGTAGTTCGCTCGCAACGCTCAAGCTATATATTGAAAGTCTGGATGATGGACGGAAAAAAGAGGATTATCATCAGCTTCATCAAAAAACAAGCCATCTTTTAGAAGAGACATATGATGAAGTGAGAAAAATAGCACACAGTAAAAGTGCCGGTGTTTTAATCAGGAAAGGTTTGGTTCCGGCTGTGGAATCGATGGCATCCAGAATTTCCGAAGCCCGGAAAATTGATATTCAGGTGATTGGAACCGGGCTGGAAGACAGGCTCGAAAATAGTGTGGAAATTTCCATTTTCAGAAGTATACAGGAGTTGCTTTCAAACGCTGTAAAGTATTCCAGGGCTTCGGAGATGGTGGTTCAGATGACCCAGCATGACGAGATGCTGAATATCATGGTTGAGGACAATGGAGTTGGATTCGATCCGGGAAAAGTCCAGTGGGGGCTGGGATATACCACCATTCAAAACCGTGTGGATGATTTCGGGGGAGACTTAACCATCGATTCTTCCCCCGGAAATGGAACCACTGTAATTTTAAATATCCCGGTCGATTAG